Proteins found in one Quercus robur chromosome 2, dhQueRobu3.1, whole genome shotgun sequence genomic segment:
- the LOC126695289 gene encoding uncharacterized protein LOC126695289 — protein MREGKTLKTYSDRYWEMFNEIEGEHDDVAISTFKAGLPAEHDLRKFLTGKPIISVYQLMDRIDKYRRVEEDQLQGKRKAKVIPQDMRDFRSDRYNNNRPRKDFVGQSGSADTQAVNAVFREPMRQVLEKIKNEPFFKWPNKMAGEPKRRNQNLYCHYHQDHGHTIEDCRNLWDHLE, from the coding sequence ATGCGAGAGGGCAAGACTCTTAAAACTTATTCGGACAgatactgggaaatgtttaatgaaatagaggGAGAGCATGATGATGTGGCCATAAGTACTTTCAAGGCTGGTCTTCCAGCCGAGCATGATTTAAGGAAATTTCTAACTGGTAAACCTATTATTAGTGTATACCAACTGATGGATCGGATTGACAAGTAcagaagagtagaagaagaTCAACTACAGGGAAAGAGAAAGGCTAAGGTAATCCCTCAGGATATGAgagatttcaggtcggaccgttaCAATAATAACCGACCTCGGAAAGACTTTGTTGGGCAATCAGGTTCTGCTGACACTCAGGCGGTTAATGCTGTATTTCGAGAGCCGATGCGACAAGTattggagaagatcaagaatgagccattttttaaatggccaaacaaaatgGCAGGAGAGCCTAAGAGACGCAACCAGAATctttattgccactatcatcaggatcatgggcaCACAATTGAGGATTGCAGAAATTTATGGGACCATTTGGAGTAG